The following proteins are encoded in a genomic region of Alnus glutinosa chromosome 8, dhAlnGlut1.1, whole genome shotgun sequence:
- the LOC133876496 gene encoding stemmadenine O-acetyltransferase-like: protein MVMMNVEIISKEIIKPSSPTPSDLRNHKRSFLDQLAPTTYIPIILFYQPKLINGHHVDHDQVQRSSRLKKSLEQTLNRFYPLAGRVKEDHSIDCNDEGVEYYEARVACNLSQVLQHVNVEALNKFLPFEPYGINGAKLGSREVLLAVQYNIFDCGGVAIGVCVSHRIADGASATTFLGAWSATSRGDHVLEAVCPNFDAAKYFSPKDIPWGLGDIGVTKENIVTRRLVFDKSSIVALKEKASSAAGFSQVKFPTRVEAVSAFIWKSLMAISKSKPAPARVHAAVHAVNIRQRMVPPMPTHSFGNLWYFAAAIISPHDELDHDHDSNCTLATKLSKAIKGIDGDYVKKLQSDAIPDSLTKKVGLSSKLGDVESYRFTGWCRFALYETDFGWGEPTWVCCPSMPFKNLVVLTSTRDGDGMEAFVNILAEDAVVFDSDKELLPFVSWTINS from the coding sequence ATGGTGATGATGAATGTTGAAATAATCTCCAAGGAAATAATCAAACCATCATCTCCAACACCCAGTGACCTTAGAAACCACAAACGTTCCTTCCTAGACCAACTTGCACCCACCACTTATATTCCTATTATCCTTTTTTATCAACCCAAGCTGATTAATGGGCATCACGTTGATCATGATCAAGTCCAAAGATCTTCACGGCTTAAAAAGTCTCTAGAACAAACCCTCAACCGCTTCTACCCTTTGGCTGGAAGAGTCAAAGAAGACCACTCCATCGACTGCAACGATGAGGGGGTCGAGTATTACGAAGCTCGCGTTGCGTGTAACTTATCACAAGTTCTCCAACACGTCAATGTCGAAGCCTTAAACAAGTTTCTGCCATTTGAACCCTATGGCATTAATGGCGCTAAACTTGGAAGCCGTGAAGTTCTCTTGGCTGTCCAATATAATATCTTTGACTGTGGCGGAGTAGCCATTGGTGTGTGTGTTTCACACAGGATCGCAGATGGAGCTTCAGCCACAACATTTCTTGGCGCCTGGAGCGCTACATCTCGTGGAGATCATGTACTTGAAGCTGTCTGTCCAAATTTTGATGCGGCCAAGTACTTCTCACCGAAAGATATACCTTGGGGCTTGGGAGACATAGGAGTCACAAAGGAAAACATCGTAACAAGAAGATTGGTGTTCGACAAATCCAGCATAGTAGCTTTGAAGGAAAAGGCCTCCTCAGCAGCGGGTTTTTCACAAGTGAAGTTCCCAACGCGTGTGGAGGCAGTTTCAGCGTTCATATGGAAAAGTCTAATGGCGATATCCAAATCAAAACCAGCACCAGCAAGAGTGCATGCAGCAGTTCATGCGGTGAACATACGGCAGAGGATGGTCCCTCCCATGCCAACGCATTCTTTTGGAAATCTTTGGTACTTCGCTGCGGCTATAATATCACCACATGATGAGCTTGATCATGATCATGATAGTAATTGTACTCTGGCGACCAAGCTAAGTAAGGCAATAAAAGGAATCGATGGTGATTACGTGAAGAAACTACAGAGTGATGCGATTCCGGATTCGCTCACAAAGAAAGTCGGGCTATCGTCAAAGCTGGGTGACGTAGAGTCGTACAGGTTTACAGGTTGGTGCAGGTTTGCTCTTTATGAAACTGATTTTGGGTGGGGGGAGCCCACCTGGGTCTGCTGTCCCAGCATGCCTTTCAAGAATCTTGTGGTGTTGACAAGCAcaagagatggagatggaatGGAGGCATTCGTCAACATATTAGCGGAAGACGCTGTCGTATTTGATAGTGATAAAGAACTCCTTCCATTTGTTTCTTGGACAATTAATAGCTGA
- the LOC133875570 gene encoding stemmadenine O-acetyltransferase-like, with product MAMMNVEIISKEIIKPSSPTPHDLRNTKRSFLDQLAPTSYIPIILFYQPKNGHHVDNQVQTSSRLKNSLEQTLNHFYPFAGSIKEEGSIDCNDEGVEYYEARVACKLSQVLQHFKGEILNQFLPFEPYESHEILLAVQYNIFDCGGVAIGVCVSHRIADGATATTFLGAWSATSRGDHVLEAVCPNFDAAKYFPPKGIPWGVGDMGVSKENIVTRRLVFDKSSIAALKEKASSMKPPTRVEAVSAFIWKSLMAISKSKPAPARVNIAIHAVNIRQRMVPPMPIHSFGNLWYFATAILSPHDELDRDSNYGILASKLSNALKEIDGDCVKTLQTDSIPESLTKSVEMYSKGEVEFYKFTSWCRFPLYEVDFGSGEPTWVCSPSMPFKNLVVLMSTRDGNGIEAIVNILEEDAVVFDSNEELLPFVSWTIN from the coding sequence ATGGCGATGATGAATGTTGAAATAATCTCCAAGGAAATTATTAAACCATCATCTCCAACACCCCATGACCTTAGAAACACCAAACGTTCCTTCCTAGACCAACTTGCACCCACCTCTTACATTCCTATCATCCTTTTTTATCAACCCAAGAATGGCCATCACGTTGATAATCAAGTCCAAACATCTTCTCGGCTTAAAAACTCCCTCGAACAAACCCTCAACCACTTCTACCCTTTTGCTGGAAGCATCAAAGAAGAAGGCTCCATTGACTGCAACGATGAGGGGGTCGAGTATTACGAAGCTCGAGTTGCCTGTAAGTTATCACAAGTTCTCCAACACTTCAAGGGGGAAATCTTAAACCAATTTCTGCCATTTGAACCCTATGAAAGCCATGAAATACTCTTAGCTGTCCAATATAATATCTTTGACTGTGGCGGAGTAGCCATTGGTGTGTGTGTTTCACACAGGATCGCAGATGGAGCTACAGCCACTACATTTCTTGGCGCCTGGAGCGCTACATCTCGTGGAGATCATGTACTTGAAGCTGTCTGTCCAAATTTTGATGCGGCCAAGTACTTCCCACCGAAAGGTATACCTTGGGGCGTGGGAGACATGGGGGTCTCAAAGGAAAACATCGTAACAAGAAGATTGGTGTTCGACAAATCAAGCATAGCAGCTTTGAAAGAAAAGGCTTCCTCAATGAAGCCCCCAACGCGTGTGGAGGCAGTTTCAGCGTTCATATGGAAAAGCCTAATGGCGATATCCAAATCAAAACCAGCACCAGCAAGAGTGAATATAGCAATTCATGCGGTGAACATACGGCAGAGGATGGTTCCACCCATGCCAATTCATTCCTTTGGGAATCTTTGGTACTTCGCTACAGCAATATTATCACCTCATGATGAGCTTGATCGTGACAGTAATTATGGTATTCTGGCGAGCAAGCTAAGCAATGCATTAAAAGAAATCGACGGTGATTGCGTGAAGACACTACAGACCGATTCGATTCCGGAGTCGCTCACCAAGTCGGTGGAGATGTACTCAAAGGGTGAGGTAGAGTTCTATAAGTTTACAAGTTGGTGCAGGTTTCCTCTTTATGAAGTCGATTTTGGTTCGGGGGAGCCCACTTGGGTTTGCAGTCCCAGTATGCCTTTCAAAAATCTTGTGGTGTTGATGAGTACAAGAGACGGAAATGGAATTGAGGCAATTGTTAACATATTAGAGGAAGACGCCGTCGTATTTGATAGTAATGAAGAACTCCTTCCATTTGTTTCTTGGACAATTAATTAA
- the LOC133876001 gene encoding stemmadenine O-acetyltransferase-like, translating to MAMMNVEIISKEIIKPSSPTPHDLRNTKRSFLDQLAPTSYIPIILFYQPKNGHHVDNQVQTSSRLKNSLEQTLNHFYPFAGSIKEEGSIDCNDEGVEYYEARVACKLSQVLQHFKGEILNQFLPFEPYESHEILLAVQYNIFDCGGVAIGVCVSHRIADGATATTFLGAWSATSRGDHVLEAVCPNFDAAKYFPPKDIPWGVGDMGVSKENIVTRRLVFDNSSIAALKEKASSVKLLTRVEAVSAFIWKSLMAISKSKPAPARVNVAIHAVNIRQRMVPPMPIHSFGNLWYFATAILSPHDELDRGSNYGILASKQSNALKEIDGDYVKKLQTDAIPESLTKSVELFSKGEVEFYKFTSWCRFPLYEADFGFGEPTWVCSPSMPFKNLVVLMSTRDGHGIEAIVNILEEDAVVFDSNEELLPFVSWTIN from the coding sequence ATGGCGATGATGAATGTTGAAATAATCTCCAAGGAAATTATTAAACCATCATCTCCAACACCCCATGACCTTAGAAACACCAAACGTTCCTTCCTAGACCAACTTGCACCCACCTCTTACATTCCTATCATCCTTTTTTATCAACCCAAGAATGGCCATCACGTTGATAATCAAGTCCAAACATCTTCTCGGCTTAAAAACTCCCTCGAACAAACCCTCAACCACTTCTACCCTTTTGCTGGAAGCATCAAAGAAGAAGGCTCCATCGACTGCAACGATGAGGGGGTCGAGTATTACGAAGCTCGAGTTGCCTGTAAGTTATCACAAGTTCTCCAACACTTCAAGGGGGAAATCTTAAACCAATTTCTGCCATTTGAACCCTATGAAAGCCATGAAATACTCTTAGCTGTCCAATATAATATCTTTGACTGTGGCGGAGTAGCCATTGGTGTGTGTGTTTCACACAGGATCGCAGATGGAGCTACAGCCACTACATTTCTTGGCGCCTGGAGTGCTACATCTCGTGGAGATCATGTACTTGAAGCTGTCTGTCCAAATTTTGATGCGGCCAAGTACTTCCCACCGAAAGATATACCTTGGGGCGTGGGAGACATGGGGGTCTCAAAGGAAAACATCGTAACAAGAAGATTGGTGTTCGACAACTCAAGCATAGCAGCTTTGAAAGAAAAGGCTTCCTCAGTGAAGCTCCTAACGCGTGTGGAGGCAGTTTCAGCGTTCATATGGAAAAGTCTAATGGCGATATCCAAATCAAAACCAGCACCAGCAAGAGTGAATGTAGCAATTCATGCGGTGAACATACGGCAGAGGATGGTTCCACCCATGCCAATTCATTCCTTTGGGAATCTTTGGTACTTCGCTACAGCAATATTATCACCTCATGATGAGCTTGATCGTGGCAGTAATTATGGTATTCTGGCGAGCAAGCAAAGCAATGCATTAAAAGAAATCGACGGTGATTACGTGAAGAAACTACAGACCGATGCGATTCCGGAGTCGCTCACAAAGTCGGTGGAGCTGTTCTCAAAGGGTGAGGTAGAGTTCTATAAGTTTACAAGTTGGTGCAGGTTTCCTCTTTATGAAGCTGATTTTGGTTTTGGGGAGCCCACCTGGGTCTGCAGTCCCAGTATGCCTTTCAAGAATCTTGTGGTGTTGATGAGTACAAGAGACGGACATGGAATTGAGGCAATTGTTAACATATTAGAGGAAGACGCCGTCGTATTTGATAGTAATGAAGAACTCCTTCCATTTGTTTCTTGGACAATTAATTAA
- the LOC133875115 gene encoding uncharacterized mitochondrial protein AtMg00810-like: MEQPQGFQDKEQPDSVCKLHKAIYGLKQAPRAWFTCLSAALLSHGFRASLVDTSLFIFLHGDIQIFILIYVDDIIITGTHSKVISSIISKLQLQFPLKDLGPLHFFLGVQATFSSNGLHLCQTKYISDLLHRTRMLGAKPSKSPCSSGAKLSKFNGEILPDPSEYRHVVGALQYCTLTRPEIAFSVNQLCQHMHSPSSTHWTAAKRVLRYLKATPSHGLFYSKGPLQLQAFCDSDWAGSPDDRRSTSGFCVFLGNCLISWSAKKQPVVSRSSTEAEYRSMAIATVELYWLRMLFKDLSIPLLHAPILWCDNVSALALASNPVYHARTKHIEVDYHFVREKVINGDILIKFISTLDQITDIFTKGLSTTRFTLLKSKLLVDSPPISLQGTVSEPPPTSSSTSSADAQDYSSSRVISNGIPQDTVISSYP; encoded by the coding sequence ATGGAACAACCTCAGGGTTTCCAAGataaagagcaaccagattctGTCTGCAAACTACATAAGGCCATTTATGGTCTCAAACAAGCACCAAGAGCATGGTTTACATGTCTCTCGGCTGCGCTGCTTAGTCATGGATTTCGGGCTTCTCTTGTTGATACttctctatttattttcctgcatgGTGATATTCAAATTTTCATCTTGATTTATGTAGATGACATCATTATCACTGGTACTCACAGCAAGGTTATTTCATCAATTATCTCCAAGCTTCAATTGCAATTTCCTCTTAAAGATTTGGGTCCTCTCCATTTCTTCCTAGGTGTACAGGCCACCTTCTCCTCAAATGGACTTCATTTATGCCAGACAAAGTACATTTCAGATCTCTTACACAGGACTCGGATGCTTGGTGCTAAGCCCTCCAAATCCCCGTGTTCCTCAGGTGccaaactatcaaaatttaatggtgaGATTCTGCCAGATCCATCTGAATATCGTCATGTGGTTGGTGCCTTACAGTATTGTACTCTTACTAGACCTGAGATAGCATTCTCTGTTAATCAGCTATGTCAGCACATGCACTCTCCATCTTCTACACACTGGACTGCTGCTAAGAGGGTTCTTAGATACCTCAAAGCTACACCCTCACATGGTCTTTTCTACTCCAAAGGACCTCTGCAACTCCAAGCTTTTTGTGACTCCGATTGGGCTGGTAGCCCGGATGACCGCCGCTCAACATCAggattttgtgtttttcttggtaaTTGTTTAATCTCATGGTCAGCCAAGAAGCAACCGGTTGTCTCTCGTTCTAGTACAGAGGCAGAATACCGTTCAATGGCCATAGCAACCGTGGAACTTTATTGGTTAAGAATGCTTTTCAAAGACTTGTCAATACCACTTCTTCATGCTCCAATTCTCTGGTGTGACAATGTGAGTGCATTAGCCTTGGCATCAAATCCCGTATATCATGCTAGGACAAAGCATATAGAAGTCGACTATCACTTTGTCCGAGAGAAAGTCATCAATGGGGATATTTTGATTAAGTTCATCTCCACCCTTGATCAAATAACGGATATATTTACAAAGGGCCTTTCAACAACTCGGTTCACGTTACTAAAGTCCAAGCTTTTGGTTGATTCTCCTCCCATAAGCTTGCAGGGAACTGTTAGTGAACCTCCTCCAACCAGCAGCTCCACATCATCAGCAGACGCTCAAGACTACTCTTCATCACGTGTTATCTCCAACGGCATACCACAAGACACGGTCATATCCAGTTATCCTTAG